Proteins co-encoded in one Cynocephalus volans isolate mCynVol1 chromosome 11, mCynVol1.pri, whole genome shotgun sequence genomic window:
- the PAX1 gene encoding paired box protein Pax-1: MKFTLGLGSRAWRVSWELTAAAAAGPGAGGGALGSGAQRVSSPRPGRRGSRLARALPLCISGGGGARVLPDCAGPRPGRPGSRQLAGPSAMEQTYGEVNQLGGVFVNGRPLPNAIRLRIVELAQLGIRPCDISRQLRVSHGCVSKILARYNETGSILPGAIGGSKPRVTTPNVVKHIRDYKQGDPGIFAWEIRDRLLADGVCDKYNVPSVSSISRILRNKIGNLAQPGPYEASKQPPPQPALPYNHIYQYPYPSPVSPSGAKMGSHPGVPGTAGHVSIPRSWPSAHSVSNILGIRTFMEQTGALAGSEGAAYSPKVEDWAGVNRAAFPATPAVNGLEKPSLEADIKYTQSASGLSAVSSFLPACAYPASNQHGVYGAPGGGYLAPGPPWPPAQGPPLAPPGAGVAVHGGELAAAMTFKHPSREVADRKPPSPGGKAPDALGSLHGLPIPASTS; this comes from the exons ATGAAGTTCACCCTGGGCCTGGGGTCGCGGGCGTGGAGAGTGTCTTGGGAGCTgacggcagcggcggcggcaggcCCTGGGGCGGGCGGCGGCGCTCTCGGCAGCGGCGCACAGCGGGTCTCCAGCCCGCGGCCGGGCCGCCGCGGCTCTCGGCTCGCGCGCGCCCTCCCTCTATGTATCTCAGGCGGCGGCGGCGCCCGAGTTCTCCCGGACTGCGCCGGGCCGAGGCCGGGCCGCCCCGGCTCCAGGCAGCTGGCTGGCCCGAGCGCTATGG AGCAGACGTACGGCGAGGTGAACCAGCTGGGCGGCGTGTTTGTCAACGGCCGCCCCCTGCCCAACGCCATCCGCTTGCGCATTGTGGAGCTGGCGCAGCTGGGCATCCGACCCTGTGACATCAGTCGGCAGCTTCGCGTATCCCACGGCTGCGTGAGCAAGATCCTGGCGCGCTACAACGAGACAGGCTCCATCCTGCCCGGGGCCATCGGGGGCAGCAAACCCCGCGTCACCACCCCGAACGTGGTCAAGCACATCCGGGACTACAAGCAGGGAGACCCTGGCATCTTTGCCTGGGAGATCCGCGACCGGCTGCTGGCCGACGGCGTCTGCGACAAGTACAATGTGCCCTCCGTGAGCTCCATCAGTCGCATCCTGCGCAACAAGATTGGCAACCTGGCGCAGCCCGGGCCATACGAGGCAAGTAAGCAGCCACCGCCGCAGCCTGCGTTGCCCTACAACCACATCTACCAGTACCCCTACCCCAGCCCTGTGTCGCCCTCGGGCGCCAAGATGGGCAGCCACCCCGGGGTCCCGGGCACAGCGGGCCACGTCAGCATCCCGCGTTCATGGCCCTCGGCACACTCGGTCAGCAACATCCTGGGCATCCGGACGTTCATGGAGCAAACAG GGGCCCTGGCGGGGAGCGAAGGCGCCGCCTACTCCCCCAAGGTGGAAGACTGGGCGGGCGTGAACCGCGCGGCCTTCCCCGCCACCCCAGCAGTGAATGGGCTCGAGAAGCCTTCTTTGGAGGCGGACATTAAATACACTCAG TCGGCCTCCGGCCTCTCCGCTGTCAGCAGCTTCCTCCCGGCCTGCGCCTACCCGGCCTCCAACCAGCACGGCGTGTATGGCGCGCCGGGTGGCGGCTACCTCGCCCCGGGCCCGCCGTGGCCGCCGGCGCAGGGCCCTCCGCTGGCGCCCCCCGGGGCCGGCGTCGCAGTGCACGGCGGGGAGCTCGCGGCAGCAATGACCTTCAAGCATCCCAGCCGAGAAG TGGCCGACCGGAAGCCACCCAGCCCTGGCGGCAAGGCCCCGGACGCGCTCGGTAGCTTGCACGGACTGCCCATCCCAGCCTCGACCTCCTAG